In Penicillium oxalicum strain HP7-1 chromosome I, whole genome shotgun sequence, a single window of DNA contains:
- a CDS encoding Protein transport protein sec24, producing the protein MAAPQGGYPPQGGYDLPGYGSPDPALQQQSATPPQPAPATGAGGKKKRAYAGEAFGFGSGANAALGGQPPAGGAYGAYPPQPPVAGYQQPAFGADPAPMQPVAQGYGAPVDPTVTQMTQQFGGMGVSEPHHMPPAPMQPAAQPQRHVQLNQLYPTDLISQPFNVAELEYPPPPIVLPPQSSVFESTTANCPPKYMRSTLNAVPTNNSLLKKSKLPFALVIQPYGALHDAEDPIPVIPDQVISRCRRCRSYINPFVTFLDHGHRWRCNMCNLTNDVPQAFDWDATQQKPADRSLRADLNYSMVEFVAPQEYMVRPPQPLVYLFLIDVSYASVTSGLLATSARCILESLDRIPNADRRTRLGFIAVDSSLHYFSIPRDGSPSSDPRMLVISDLEEPFLPIPGDLLVTLSECRENIETFLNKLQEMFQNTQNNSCAMGSALRAGYKLISPVGGKMTVLSASLPNVGHGALTMREDKKVLGTSKESALLQTANAFYKSFAVECSKAQVSVDMFLFSSQYQDVASLSCLPRYTGGQTYFYPGWNAARPEDAIKFAREFSEYLSSEIGLEAVLRVRATTGLRMSTFYGNFFNRSSDLCAFPAFPRDQAYVVEVAIDETVAKPVVCLQAAVLHTTCNGERRIRVITVALPTTTNLADIYASADQQAIATFFSHKAVERALSSGLEPAREALQTKIIELLSTYRKELAGGSVSGSGLQFPANLRGLPVLFLALIKNLGLRKSAQIPTDMRSAALCLLSTLPLPLLIQYIYPRMYSLHDMPDNAGVPDEQSGEIALPPTVNLSSGRIASYGLYLIDDGQTQFLWVGRDAVPQLIDDVFGVPDRNQLRVGKTTLPVVENEFNQRVRAVIEKSRDHRSKGVGSMIVPHLYVVREDGEPGLRLWAQTMLVEDRADQSVSLDQWMTTLREKVC; encoded by the exons ATGGCCGCTCCACAAGGGGGTTACCCTCCCCAGGGAGGGTATGACCTGCCAGGCTATGGCTCTCCAGATCCCGCCCTCCAGCAGCAGTCTGCCACGCCGCCGCAGCCAGCACCGGCTACCGGCGCTGGtggcaagaagaagcgagCGTATGCTGGTGAGGCATTTGGGTTTGGTTCTGGGGCCAATGCTGCCCTAGGAGGTCAGCCTCCCGCCGGGGGAGCTTACGGTGCCTATCCCCCACAGCCTCCAGTTGCGGGATACCAACAACCGGCCTTCGGCGCCGACCCAGCTCCAATGCAACCGGTGGCACAAGGCTATGGCGCTCCAGTAGATCCGACTGTCACCCAGATGACACAGCAGTTTGGTGGAATGGGCGTGAGCGAGCCGCACCACATGCCCCCAGCACCAATGCAGCCCGCCGCGCAGCCCCAACGTCACGTCCAGCTCAACCAGCTCTACCCAACGGACCTTATCTCCCAGCCCTTCAATGTCGCCGAGCTGGaatatcctcctcctcccattGTCTTGCCTCCACAG AGCAGTGTTTTCGAGTCTACTACCGCCAATTGCCCGCCCAAGTATATGCGTTCAACCCTGAACGCTGTCCCCACGAATAACTCACTCCTCAAGAAGTCGAAACTGCCTTTCGCTCTAGTTATTCAGCCCTACGGTGCGCTACACGACGCCGAAGATCCCATCCCCGTCATTCCGGATCAGGTCATCTCGCGATGCAGACGCTGCCGCTCTTACATCAACCCCTTCGTTACGTTCCTCGACCATGGACACCGCTGGCGTTGCAACATGTGTAATTTGACGAATGACGTTCCCCAAGCCTTTGACTGGGATGCGACACAACAAAAGCCTGCAGACCGGTCGCTCCGCGCCGACCTGAACTACAGCATGGTTGAGTTTGTTGCGCCACAGGAGTACATGGTCCGCCCACCGCAGCCGTTGGTGTACCTTTTCTTGATCGATGTCAGCTACGCTTCGGTGACCAGTGGCCTTCTGGCCACCAGTGCCCGTTGTATTCTGGAGAGCCTTGACCGCATTCCCAACGCAGACCGCCGAACACGCCTAGGATTCATTGCCGTCGACTCGAGTCTGCACTACTTTAGCATTCCGCGCGACGGATCGCCCAGCTCGGACCCTCGTATGCTTGTGATTAGCGACCTCGAGGAACCTTTCCTGCCTATTCCGGGTGATCTACTTGTGACGTTGAGTGAGTGTCGGGAGAATATCGAGACATTCCTCAATAAGCTCCAGGAGATGTTCCAGAACACCCAAAACAACAGCTGCGCCATGGGCTCGGCTTTGCGCGCCGGTTACAAATTGATTTCTCCCGTGGGAGGCAAGATGACCGTTTTGAGCGCCTCGTTGCCCAACGTTGGCCACGGAGCGCTTACGATGCGTGAGGACAAGAAGGTGCTGGGTACGAGCAAAGAGTCGGCCCTCTTGCAGACCGCCAACGCTTTCTACAAGAGCTTCGCCGTAGAGTGCTCCAAGGCGCAGGTCTCGGTCGACAtgttccttttctcttctcagtACCAGGACGTTGCGTCTTTGAGCTGCTTGCCTCGTTACACTGGTGGTCAGACCTACTTCTACCCCGGTTGGAACGCGGCTCGGCCGGAAGATGCCATTAAGTTTGCTCGTGAGTTCTCCGAGTATCTTTCATCCGAGATTGGTCTCGAGGCGGTGCTCCGTGTCCGGGCCACCACCGGCCTTCGCATGAGTACCTTCTATGGAAACTTCTTCAACCGTAGTTCCGATCTCTGCGCGTTTCCCGCCTTCCCTCGCGACCAGGCCTACGTTGTCGAAGTTGCCATCGACGAAACCGTTGCCAAGCCCGTCGTGTGCCTGCAGGCCGCCGTTCTCCACACTACCTGCAATGGCGAGCGCCGCATCCGAGTCATCACCGTCGCCCTGCCGACCACGACCAACTTGGCCGACATCTATGCCTCTGCGGACCAACAGGCTATCGCCACTTTCTTCAGCCACAAGGCCGTTGAGCGTGCGCTGAGCAGCGGTCTGGAGCCGGCTCGCGAAGCTCTGCAGACGAAGATCATCGAGTTGCTTTCCACCTACCGTAAGGAACTCGCCGGCGGCAGCGTCAGTGGCAGTGGTCTGCAATTCCCGGCCAACCTGCGTGGGCTACctgttcttttccttgccTTGATCAAGAAC CTGGGTCTTCGCAAGTCTGCACAGATTCCAACAGACATGCGATCCGCTGCTCTCTGCTTGCTCTCTACCCTACCTCTGCCTCTGCTCATTCAATACATTTACCCCCGGATGTACTCCCTTCACGATATGCCCGACAATGCCGGTGTGCCTGATGAGCAGAGCGGCGAGATTGCCCTGCCACCTACCGTGAATCTGTCCTCGGGCCGTATCGCCTCGTACGGTCTCTACTTGATTGACGACGGCCAGACTCAATTCCTGTGGGTTGGCCGGGACGCCGTCCCTCAGCTGATTGACGACGTGTTTGGCGTTCCCGACCGGAACCAGCTTCGCGTGGGCAAGACGACTCTGCCCGTGGTCGAAAATGAGTTCAACCAGCGTGTGCGTGCGGTGATTGAGAAGAGTCGGGACCACCGCTCCAAGGGAGTGGGCAGCATGATTGTGCCTCACCTCTACGTCGTTCGCGAGGATGGCGAGCCTGGTCTGCGTCTGTGGGCTCAGACGATGTTGGTGGAGGACCGGGCCGACCAGAGTGTGAGCTTAGACCAATGGATGACCACACTGCGGGAGAAGGTATGCTGA
- a CDS encoding MFS transporter asaE: MSEDNTHPRGGPSSDGSTTTRAPSERSTPSMINQEANDNDMEKGRSTADPIDSKATQVQDESLPEKTQIGTGPPALTATPSPGPPPDGGAEAWMSVLGAFCGLFVSFGWINCIGIFQTYYETHQLRNLSTSTVTWITSLETFVMFFVGPIFGTLFDNYGPRAILLGGTFFHVFGLMMASLSTEYYQFILAQGICSPLGASAIFNASVNSVSTWFAKRRAFALGITASGSSLGGVIFPIMVSNLIPKVGFPWAMRICAFVILAMLAIANATLKSRITHTKKPFDIMNFVRPLKDVKFVVTVAACFCFFWGMFLPFTFVITQAQRYGMSEHLSLYLIPILNAASIFGRTLPGYLADRIGRYNIMIFFSYLSAILVLALWLPSRSNVPAIIFSALYGFSSGAFVSIVPALIAQISDLREVGVRNGTCFSIISFAALTGTPIGGALVPDVLTGSYTKLQVFCGVVMMAGSTLFVVARIVVGGWKLGKV, translated from the exons ATGAGCGAAGACAATACTCATCCACGTGGTGGCCCGTCCAGTGACGGTTCGACCACGACACGTGCACCCTCGGAACGTTCCACGCCGTCCATGATCAATCAAGAGGCGAACGACAATGATATGGAAAAGGGGAGGTCGACTGCCGACCCAATCGACTCCAAGGCCACCCAGGTACAAGATGAATCTCTCCCAGAAAAGACCCAGATCGGCACAGGGCCTCCAGCTCTCACAGCAACTCCGAGTCCTGGACCTCCTCCCGATGGAGGCGCCGAGGCGTGGATGTCCGTGCTGGGCGCCTTTTGCGGATTATTTGTCAGTTTTGGATGGATCAATT GTATTGGAATCTTTCAGACGTACTATGAGACTCATCAACTGCGCAATCTGTCGACGAGTACCGTGACCTGGATCACATCGTTGGAGACATTTGTCATGTTCTTTGTG GGCCCCATCTTCGGTACTCTCTTCGACAACTACGGTCCCCGTGCCATTCTCCTCGGGGGCACCTTTTTCCACGTCTTCGGCCTGATGATGGCTTCCCTCTCCACCGAGTACTACCAATTCATCCTGGCTCAGGGAATCTGCAGCCCCCTCGGCGCAAGTGCCATCTTCAACGCCAGCGTCAACTCCGTCAGCACCTGGTTCGCCAAACGACGAGCCTTTGCCCTGGGCATCACCGCCTCGGGGTCCAGTCTCGGCGGAGTCATTTTTCCCATCATGGTCTCGAATCTCATCCCCAAGGTGGGATTTCCCTGGGCGATGCGGATCTGCGCCTTTGTGATCCTTGCAATGTTGGCCATCGCCAATGCGACTCTCAAATCGCGCATCACACACACCAAAAAGCCATTTGATATCATGAATTTCGTCCGGCCCTTGAAGGATGTCAAATTTGTGGTCACGGTGGCGGCGtgcttttgtttcttttggGGCATGTTCTTGCCCTTTACGTTTGTGATCACCCAGGCTCAACGATATGGCATGTCCGAGCATCTGTCGCTGTACTTGATTCCAATCCTCAACGCGGCCAG CATCTTCGGCCGAACTCTTCCCGGCTACCTCGCCGACCGAATCGGTCGATACAAcatcatgatcttcttcagctaTCTCTCCGCCATCCTAGTTCTCGCCCTCTGGCTACCCTCCCGCAGCAACGTCCCCGCCATCATCTTCAGTGCCCTCTACGGCTTCAGCTCCGGCGCCTTTGTCTCCATTGTTCCGGCCTTGATCGCCCAGATTTCCGACCTGCGCGAGGTCGGCGTCCGAAACGGAACGTGTTTCTCCATCATCTCGTTTGCCGCACTGACCGGCACACCTATCGGGGGCGCCTTGGTCCCGGATGTGCTGACGGGGTCGTATACCAAGTTGCAGGTGTTCTGTGgcgtggtgatgatggccgGGTCGACCTTGTTTGTGGTGGCACGGATCGTAGTGGGAGGTTGGAAATTGGGCAAGGTGTAA
- a CDS encoding Iron-sulfur clusters transporter atm1, producing the protein MLLRAARYSCQRTAPPIHPSFASGPQWISPHSALHRRVQLQWFHSSRFCQNQSTDGRDPTSAQSKAPTAVTGSDAAGAALNGKPGASVVKPAPKKDLLSESAIAKKEQRRADWAIMREMAKYLWPKDDWGTKLRVGTALSLLVGSKILNVEVPFYFKSIVDSMNVDFATLGGTAYTVAGSMIIAYGATRIGATVFQELRNAVFASVAQKAIRKVARNVFNHLLQLDLNFHLSRQTGGLTRAIDRGTKGISFLLTSMVFHVVPTALEISLVCGILTYQYGLQFAAITATTMVAYTAFTITTTAWRTKFRRQANAADNRGATVAVDSLINYEAVKYFNNEKFEVARYDKALKHYEDASIKVTTSLALLNSGQNMIFSTALAAMMYLAADGVATGTLTVGDLVMVNQLVFQLSVPLNFLGSVYRELRQSLLDMETLFNLQKVNVNIKEKPNAPPLALRKGGEIRFENVTFGYHPDRPILKNATFTIPAGSKFAIVGPSGCGKSTILRLLFRFYDTQSGRILIDGQDVRDVSLDSLRQAIGVVPQDTPLFNDTIAHNIRYGRIDATDEEVRHAAERARISELIERLPDGYETAVGERGMMISGGEKQRLAISRLLLKDPQLLFFDEATSALDTYTEQALLQNINSILKDKRRTSVFVAHRLRTIYDSDQILVLKDGQVVEMGSHRELLDLEGVYAELWNAQETSVGDEEKELRDIEKRVE; encoded by the exons ATGCTGCTCCGAGCGGCCCGCTACTCATGCCAGCGTACTGCGCCGCCTATACATCCGAGCTTCGCCAGCGGGCCACAGTGGATAAGTCCACACAGCGCTCTACACCGAAGAGTTCAGCTACAATGGTTTCATTCAAGCCGTTTTTGCCAGAATCAGTCAACCGATGGCAGAGATCCTACTTCCGCTCAGAGCAAGGCTCCCACAGCCGTCACCGGCTCCGACGCAGCCGGCGCTGCTCTCAATGGGAAACCCGGTGCAAGTGTGGTCAAGCCAGCTCCAAAGAAAGATTTGCTGAGTGAGTCGGCCATTGCGAAGAAAGAACAACGGCGAGCAGACTGGGCGATTATGCGCGAAATGGCAAAATATCTATGGCCCAAG GATGACTGGGGCACTAAGCTTCGAGTCGGAACGGCCCTGTCTTTACTTGTCGGTTCAAAG ATCCTTAATGTCGAGGTTCCTTTCTACTTCAAGAGCATCGTGGATTCGATGAACGTCGACTTTGCGACGCTCGGCGGAACAGCATACACAGTGGCAGGCTCCATGATCATTGCGT acggtGCAACCCGTATAGGAGCCACGGTTTTCCAAGAACTGCGCAATGCCGTCTTCGCCAGCGTTGCGCAAAAGGCGATTCGAAAAGTTGCACGGAATGTGTTTAACCATCTCTTACAACTGGATCTCAACTTCCACCTGTCGCGGCAGACTGGTGGTCTCACTCGGGCTATCGATCGAGGTACGAAAGGTATTAGCTTCTTACTCACCTCGATGGTTTTCCACGTTGTGCCCACTGCTCTTGAAATCTCGCTCGTGTGCGGTATTTTG ACCTACCAGTACGGTTTACAATTCGCCGCCATCACAGCCACTACCATGGTGGCTTATACAGCTTTCACCATCACTACCACCGCCTGGCGCACCAAGTTTCGGCGACAGGCTAATGCAGCCGATAATCGTGGCGCCACCGTCGCTGTTGACTCGCTGATCAACTATGAAGCGGTGAAGTATTTCAACAATGAGAAATTCGAGGTCGCTCGGTATGACAAGGCTCTGAAGCACTACGAAGATGCATCGATCAAGGTCACCACCTCCCTGGCTTTGCTGAACTCTGGTCAAAacatgatcttctccaccgcGCTCGCCGCCATGATGTATCTGGCTGCGGACGGGGTGGCAACGGGCACGCTGACGGTAGGCGATTTGGTGATGGTCAACCAGCTCGTCTTCCAACTCTCAGTCCCGCTCAACTTCCTCGGCTCTGTGTATCGTGAATTACGCCAGTCTCTGCTGGACATGGAGACTCTGTTCAACCTGCAGAAGGTCAATGTGaacatcaaggagaagcccAACGCCCCGCCTCTTGCACTCCGCAAGGGTGGCGAAATCCGATTTGAGAATGTCACTTTCGGCTATCACCCGGACCGTCCGATCTTGAAGAATGCGACTTTCACCATTCCCGCCGGCTCTAAATTTGCCATTGTCGGCCCCAGTGGGTGCGGCAAGTCGACTATTCTTCGCCTGCTCTTCCGCTTTTACGACACTCAGTCCGGTCGGATCCTGATCGACGGTCAGGATGTGCGTGACGTGAGCCTCGACAGCCTTCGGCAAGCCATCGGGGTGGTTCCTCAGGATACGCCCCTCTTCAATGATACGATTGCGCATAACATTCGCTATGGTCGGATTGATGCCACTGATGAGGAGGTCCGGCATGCTGCTGAGCGAGCCCGCATCAGTGAGCTGATCGAGCGTCTGCCGGACGGCTATGAGACGGCGGTCGGCGAGCGCGGAATGATGATCTCGGGCGGCGAAAAGCAACGACTGGCCATTTCGCGACTACTGCTCAAGGACCCGCAGCTGTTGTTCTTTGATGAGGCG ACCTCGGCCTTGGACACCTATACCGAGCAGGCATTACTGCAAAACATTAACAGTATCCTCAAGGACAAGCGGCGCACGAGTGTGTTTGTGGCGCATCGACTCCGGACGATCTATGACAGCGACCAGATTCTCGTGCTCAAGGACGGGCAGGTAGTAGAGATGGGGTCGCATCGGGAGCTGCTGGATCTGGAGGGTGTGTATGCGGAGCTCTGGAATG CTCAGGAAACCTCCGTCGgtgacgaggagaaggagtTGCGAGACATTGAGAAGAGGGTTGAATAG
- a CDS encoding Altered inheritance of mitochondria protein 24, whose product MSPALQRGARILSWTRVVPRVHRQVRFIQIRATPSAEPTVNGDHLPLAGTPSFAESRDARFDVVGAPYSLLSVSLSASQNLYTRRGTLVGLSGKADNVVSTLSVLEPFRRAPLGVPFLYQKVDLTWVSSASPVTALISTRSPTTSFAVVNLNGSVDWMVSQRRALLAWTGRSLSVKPTIDASLSMAHWGSSAITGRGLIALVGQGQVYSVELKQGEQYIVHPSNVVAYTMSSNPPRPYRFKSTTLSFQVPGLKSLPRLLQKNNFIREFTASKGWKNTMSVLHRIRTWSRMTFWGDRLFLQFDGPATILMQSRGPRVNDILSERQITEIADAPRGITSSPDHHEKAKSTPTEAEISRSVDSLNRELVGIRQSVAEIRKDGSVQIKETGRTGAKVL is encoded by the exons ATGAGTCCAGCCCTTCAGCGAGGCGCCCGGATTCTGTCCTGGACGCGAGTTGTGCCTCGAGTTCACAGGCAGGTCAGATTTATTCAGATTCGCGCGACACCCTCGGCGGAGCCCACCGTCAACGGCGACCACCTGCCTCTTGCTGGCACGCCCAGTTTTGCCGAATCGCGAG ATGCGCGGTTCGATGTCGTTGGCGCGCCGTACTCATTGCTCTCGGTTTCATTGTCGGCTTCGCAGAACCTGTACACGCGCCGCGGTACGTTGGTTGGATTGAGCGGCAAGGCAGACAAT GTTGTTTCAACGTTGAGTGTTCTTGAACCTTTCCGCAGGGCTCCTCTGGGAGTTCCTTTCTTGTACCAAAAGGTAGACCTTACATGG GTCTCCTCCGCCAGTCCCGTTACAGCCCTCATTTCTACTCGATCCCCAACAACGTCCTTCGCTGTGGTGAACCTCAATGGCTCGGTTGATTGGATGGTATCCCAACGACGCGCACTGTTGGCGTGGACAGGCCGGTCCTTGTCCGTCAAGCCCACAATCGATGCTAGTCTC AGCATGGCACACTGGGGAAGCTCGGCAATCACTGGCCGAGGATTGATCGCATTGGTCGGCCAGGGACAGGTTTACTCCGTAGAGCTGAAGCAGGGCGAACAGTACATTGTTCATCCTAG CAACGTTGTCGCTTACACCATGTCTTCCAACCCTCCTCGCCCCTACCGCTTCAAATCCACAACACTGAGCTTCCAGGTCCCTGGACTGAAAAGCCTGCCACGCCTGCTGCAGAAAAACAACTTCATTCGGGAATTCACAGCCTCCAAGGGCTGGAAGAACACCATGAGCGTCCTGCACAGGATCAGGACATGGTCTCGAATGACCTTCTGGGGAGACAGA CTATTCCTTCAATTCGATGGACCTGCCACTATCCTGATGCAGTCTCGTGGACCTCGCGTGAACGATATTCTTTCTGAACGCCAAATCACTGAGATCGCCGATGCCCCTCGAGGAATCACTTCTAGTCCAGACCATCATGAGAAGGCCAAATCAACACCCACAGAGGCTGAAATATCTCGCTCGGTCGACAGTCTGAACCGGGAGCTGGTGGGTATTCGGCAAAGCGTTGCGGAGATTCGAAAGGACGGATCCGTGCAAATCAAGGAGACTGGGCGCACGGGTGCGAAGGTTTTGTAA